One window from the genome of Malus domestica chromosome 01, GDT2T_hap1 encodes:
- the LOC103417523 gene encoding ras-related protein RABH1e, whose amino-acid sequence MATVSPLAKYKLVFLGDQSVGKTSIITRFMYDKFDTTYQATIGIDFLSKTMYLEDRTVRLQLWDTAGQERFRSLIPSYIRDSSVAVIVYDVANRQSFLNTNKWVEEVRTERGTDVIIVLVGNKTDLVDKRQVSIEEGDSKSREFGVMFIETSAKAGFNIKPLFRKIAAALPGMETLSSTKQEDMVDVNLKPTVNSSHTEQQGGGCAC is encoded by the exons ATGGCGACGGTGTCCCCTCTGGCCAAATACAAGCTCGTCTTCCTCGGCGATCAGTCCGTCGGCAAAACCAGCATCATCACCCGCTTCATGTACGACAAATTCGACACCACTTATCAG GCTACGATTGGAATCGATTTTCTGTCAAAAACGATGTACCTTGAAGATCGGACAGTTCGTTTGCAGCTCTG GGATACTGCAGGGCAAGAAAGATTCAGGAGTCTGATTCCAAGCTACATCAGGGATTCTTCTGTTGCAGTAATCGTCTATGATGTAGCCA ATAGACAGTCATTTCTTAACACTAATAAGTGGGTTGAGGAAGTACGGACAGAACGGGGAACTGATGTCATCATCGTGCTTGTGGGGAACAAGACTGATCTCGTCGATAAAAG GCAAGTCTCGATAGAGGAAGGAGATTCAAAATCTCGCGAGTTTGGAGTCATGTTCATTGAAACTAGTGCAAAAGCAGGATTTAACATCAAG CCTCTGTTCCGTAAAATTGCTGCTGCTTTGCCAGGGATGGAAACCCTTTCTTCCACAAAACAGGAAGACATGGTCGATGTAAACCTGAAACCGACTGTTAACTCGTCCCATACAGAGCAGCAAGGAGGAGGTTGCGCATGCTAG